GTAGTTATAGTAGAGTCAAGTCTTTCCAATAATGCTTGAGAGCACTAGCTCCAGCATTTCGTGGATCTTACAGTACTAGTTTGTCTACTCCTGCTTAGGGCTTGTTCGGTTAAGGGTGATTCTCGACAGAAATTATTTCTGGTGAACGCTTAGGTTATACTTCCTTATCTGTCCGAGGAGCCGTACAAACGAGGACTCTCCCTAGTATATCATAAGCAATCCTGGTTGAAATAATTCCTGATCATAAATTCCCGTAAACCTAACAGGCCCTTTTTGAAAGGAACATTGCCTTGACTCGAGTTACAGCACTAGTTTGTCTACTCTCGTGAGACTGGAGTGCCTTGCCTTTGAATTTTGTTTCTACTCAAAAGGTATGACACGACTGAACAAATGAAAGTGCCACAGGAGATTTGGATTGGGCTGATGCAATTTACTAGAGCATCTTCGCACTGAATTGGCCACATACAAGCTGAATTTACAGGATCTTCCACATTGAATTGTCCACTGAACTTTTTTCTTCACTGCTACTTCGTTCCAGTGGCGCCCTTCTTAACATAACGATGGACAGGTGTTATCTCCTGTGAGCTGTGACATTGCACAAgcctaatttttttttattttttttatttttttatttttttttacgaATGATAGCATGACTCCATTGAGAACGTTTTCCCTCCGTGTCGGTCTTCTATGTCTCCCACCTGCATTTTACTCTATTTTGCTTTGCAAACACATGAGCTGCTATGTCTGGACTGCTGAAAAACAGCTACGCCTGAGGTGCGTTTTGCTATCAAACAGGCTCGGACGTCTGGACGGATAGGGCGTCCGGACGGCCACACCTGCGAACCGTTTCTTGCGCCGTTTCTTGCATCACGTGGGGCCCGTGCCATCCCGAACATCACCAGCGTCGGGAAGAAGGCGAGGGGACAGTGGACGCCCAGCCAGTGCTGGGAGGAGGAGATATTGAGGCAAGGCAGCAGAAATCGAGGAGGAAGATATAACACTCGATTTATTTTTGAAATATTAAGATACAACACTtaaggcagatgaaacacttaaaacatgcataTAAAACATTTGCAAAAACCACGCGGGGCCCGTGCCGCCCCGAACATGCAGCATCGAGACAAGGGGAGGGGCGGCGGATGCCTAACCGGCGGCGAGAGGAGGAGAAGATACCAAGGCGAGGCAGCAGAAAGTGAGAAGGGAGATACAACACCTGATCcatttttgaaacatccaaatacaacgcttacaacatacgtctgaaggcatATGAAACACTTATAAAAACGCttgaaaaacaattaaaaatcattgtaaaacatatacaatatctagataaacacttgcaacatatgcaatatccaaatTGTGAGCGTATGgctcccggtatccacaagacaagacatggaccgcaccatcagaggtggcccgaccGACAAGATCAAAacatgcacgacgctgctcggcatgcgccgcaagctattgtatagtaccaaatagaatactttccttgtaaccatacccctccagagtatataaggagaggcaggggtcccctactcgatatctcaatacaatacatcagaacacatgatgtaggtactacgtcatactgatggtcgaacctgtctaaatcttgtgtcttggtgcttgtgtcatcatccggttcctgattacgcgcacttCCGCCGATAAATCTactatcgtgggatacccctcggaggactgccgagcatcttttgtcgacagttggcgcgccaggtaggggatcgtgcgcgctgatccctggcgagatggcgtaactcaagatcaacatccttcgcgGCAAATCGGTGGATCGCGTcgacatccttcgacaaccacGGCACACGTCTTCGTACGCGGATTGACACCGCCAAGCTCCGACTACGTCCGTCCTACTCTAACACGAGATCAACTTCATTCCAGCCGTCAAGCGAGCTGCTTGCGTCGCTGactagataacgccatacgccgcagACCAGACGTTcggtctaaagctaagtcacagctttaatattttctaaatattcttcgatctttgtatatcgccataatgttttttcgagctgttttctccatatttacTCTCTAAACGATTTTTCGAACCTCCGAACAGTCATATTGATGCTCGGACGCTTCTAGAGACGACCCTGTCTTcgactcctccctacacatgctacgggctctgcgctctgcgttatgggtggtcggctacggttccttggtcacgcatgTTCCTTCTACACGTgtacaggctccgcgctcgacgttatagttaacaggctagctagggctggagactcagctacacactaactgttcggacaATTTGtattaaataaaaatatatcttcacaccgccgagctgcatacgctattttatcattattgctgatttttctctagagtttatatatttttacattatgtactacctgttctacatatttgtattgcaggatcattgtccaggtgatcgaatcacctggtACTCGGACTTtatcaccgatcaactggtcggaccgctaggatcACCGACTTCGttgctgaccagttgatcggactgttcgtcggtcACTTttgctcaatgctcacttcgccgccgaccagttcgtcgctcgtgcttcatcaccagctatgtcggttactcctcggccctcggaatcttcgtgctcgaggactaagtagacacacttcaccccacttcaccttgcggacatcgcctacgtcgggaactccttgctgctcggacatcgccagctacgttaggaactcctcgctgctcggacgtcgccagctgcgCTAGGAActtctcggtgctcagacatcgctgccTATGCCGAGAACTCTTTGGTGCTCGAACGTcgccagctgaaaggtcctaatggctagagaggggatgaatagcctaataaaaatttctacaacaacacttaacaaaatggttaaacaattatgagacgaagcaaatgttgcgctagcctactcaaaatgcaagccacctaccataattctagtttagatagtgtctattcacatcatagctatgacactaccctatgttagagtgctctcaaagactaactaaagagccacactaaccaagcaaacaagctctcacaactagccgcactaaagagcttgacaactagtttgcggtaatataaagagagtgatcaagaaggttataccgccgtgtagataaaggaaccaatcaattacaaggatgaataataatgaagaccaatcacctcggaatcaatgatgaacacaatgattttttttatcaaagttcacttacttgccggcaagctagtcctcgttgtgacgattcactcacttggaggttcacgcgctaattagcttcacacgtcaaaccctcaatagggtaccacacaaccaatataagatgaggatcacacaagccacgagcaatccattagagtaccttttggctctctgccggggaaaggtcaagaacccctcacaatcaccacgatcggagccggagataatcaccaacatccgctcaacgatcctcgctgttccaagtcgtctaggtggcggcaaccatcaagagtaacaagcgaatcccacagcgaaacacgaacaccaagtgcctctagatgcaaacattcaagcaatgcacttgaattctctcccagTCTCACAAAGACGATgattcaatgatggagatgagtgggagggctttggctaagctcacaaggttgctatgtcaatgaaaatggtcaaatgtgtgagcttcaactagccatggggcttaaatagaagcccccacgaaatagagccgttgtaccccttcactgggcacagcgcggggtgaccggacgctccggtccgatcgaacgaacactggccctcagcgtccggtcacgtgatacacgccacatgtcccctacttcaaatactgttcatcagatttcaacgatCATCTATTGACCGTCTGCAGCGCCCAAACTGACCagatgctcagcctccagcgtctaatcgtttccagtaaggttccagaaacaaatttcttcgatcggacgcgtccggtcatgcttgaccggaccctgccagcgtccgatcacacagtGACTTTCTTCAgcgctgcccgacaacaggatcggacactggacctcagcgtccggtcagtccaagacccagcgtccggtcgatgaccgatgctggcgtctacgctgccacacttgactggacgcgccggtccctctgagaccagcgtccggtcactcaatgactAGCAAGACTAAGtcattttcacctctaacttcttcacccttacttaaatgtgacaaccaccaagtgtgtcaccttgtgcacatgtgttagcatattttcacaaatattttcaagggagttagcattccactagattctaaatgcatatgcaatgagttagagcatctagtggcactttgacaatcgtatttcgatacgagtttcacccctcttaatagtacaactatcaatcctaaatgtgattatattctctaagtgtcttgatcaccaaaacaaaatagctcctacaatttatacctttgccttgagctttttgtttttctctttcttctttccaagtccaagcacttgatcatcaccatggcatcaccatcatcatgtcatgatcttcatttgcttcaccacttggaatgtgctacctatctcatgatcacttgataaactaggttagcacttagggttttatcaattcaccaaaaccaaactagagctttcaccagctacgcgggggattcctcggtgctcggacatcgccagctacgtcggggacccctcggacatcgctagctacgtcggggacttctcggtgctcggatgtcgccagctgcaccggggactcctcgacgcTCGAAcaatcgccagctacgccgaagactcctcggtgctcggacatcgttcgctacgctggggactcctcagtgctcggacgtcgcccgctacttggtgctcggacgtcgccagctacgccggggactcctcggtgctcggacatcgccagctacgctggggactcctcggtgctcggacgtctcatcggtgtgctatcaagctgctctatGCTGTTCGaatagggtgctgatcttgggcaacacGTCTGAGggcttgatacgcgcatgtcggaTGACGTTGGCAAAGCTTTCAAACTTTATTTCTTTGACcttgctataagattcattcttcatcttccagcagactcggggactaagttggcacacttcatcttgcggtgaatgtgcgctttccttatctcgaggctatgcccggggactggctgcctgctcggctgatcttctactttctgaccctggcaccatgtgactacgtcacctactgtcaggcttggggactagctgtgggggtatggcccccggtatccacaagaaaagaaatggcccgcaccatcagaggtggcccaacccacaagatcaaggcgtgcacggcgctgctcgacgtgtaccgcaagctattgtataatatcaaataggatattttccttgtaaccctaccccttcagagtatataaggagaggcaggggtcccctactcGACATCTCAAtgtaatacatcagaacacaggatataggtattacgtcatactgacggccgaacctgtctaaatcttgtgtcttggtgcttgtattaccatctcgctcctgatctcgctcacctctacgataaatctaccatcgtgggatacccctcggtgaattgccgagcatcttttatcgacacaaataaacacaattgcaacatacgtctggaaaacagatgaaatattgggAACatgagcttgcaacatacgtgtacaaccattgcaacatagtTCATCGGGTGGAGAAGGCCATGACATGTTGGCCATCGTGAGCTACGCGCGGGCGAGTTCCGCCTCAGCCACGGGGAGCTCAGCAGGCGGAGCGCGAGATGTGTGAGGGTGGGTTCCGCCCAAGCTGCAATGAGTTGCATGCGGGCAAGCTCCGCCCCGGATGCGGCGAGCTGGGTAGCCTCCGCCTCGGCTGAGACGAGCGCGGACGGCCGCGACGAGCACGAGATGAGCTTGGGCGGAGGCCGTCCTGCCGGGCGTCGCAAGCTGCGAGGGTGGAGCGGTGCACGACCTAGCTCtgctgtgatttttttttttaactaCGGTGACCAACGGATACGAGGAAGTTATTTGGGCTAGCGTCGCGCGCCCACCAACCGAAGCGTCCGGACGGACAGATTCCCGGTTCCAAGCTCTACGGATTTCCGGTTCCAAGCTCTTCTCCTATGCAAACACAAGAGCCGCTTAGTAGAGGTATGTCAGGCGGTAATTTGCTCAAGGGCTCAAGGCAAGTCATTGAATCTCTGTCCGTCGCGGTGACTTCGACCAAAGTGGGCGCTAAATCCAAATTTGCAGGACCATAAAGGTAACTTTGTCTGGAAGGGTTAAATGGGCCGAACCGGGCTGTTAGTCACCCAACTGAGTCCTTTTTTTTTCTCGACCGCTAAATCCAAGTTTGCAGGACCATTAAGGTAACTTTGTCTGGATGGGTTAAATGGGCCGAACCGGGCTGTTAGTCACCCAACTGAGTCTTTTTTTTCTTGACCTCAAACTAATAGGGGCCAATCTAGAAGAAAACCGACAGATCCATTTTCTGCCGGGCTGggtgttcaaaaaaaaaaaaaaaaaaacttgagatAAACCCAAAAAAAATCCAACCAGCAGTTCACCACTTAAACCGTATGCTTATAGCTGAAAAACTAAATACTATGCAGGAGTACAAATCATTTGGAACTTCCAACATTCAGAGAAGTCTCTGCTTGTCACAATTCAATTTTCCAAGTTGGCATTCAAAATCGATGATTTGACCAAACACTGATTCCTGAGGCAAGAATTTTTGGGATAAGATTACATGGCATCTACCTGAATACAGCAGACCAAAATGGCTCACTAGTCACTACAGTATCTAATGACAAGATCCACGATAAATTGCGGGCATCTCATCCAAAAGGCAACATGATTACAATGCTTTACATCACTACAAATAGAATGGGCAGCAATGTGGCTACTAGGTGAGTCAACCAGCAGGATTGGGATTTTGAAGCAAAACTGTCCGGGCTTACAGGCCCGGAGGCCGTTCCACCTTTGCTGCCGTTGGCGCCAGTGCTGCAAACAGGAGCAAATTACATTGTCAATACAGAGCACAAAATAAGCTTAGAACCTATAAAACGAAATGGTACACTGGAATTACCTTCCAGCGAAAATGCATGAACCATGGCCTGCAAGAAAAATCCAGGGGAATTTAGATCAGGCTCACATTATTAACATGGTATAAAAAAAATCTTATGTACTAAATACCCTTGATTTCTAGAGATTAAATTTAAAAACAAAAACTAAGTTTATAATAATAAACTAGAAAAGCACAAGCATAAACACAAGATGCTGATAGGAGTTGTTGTGACCATAGATTGTCTCTCTTGTATTGTGTTTTGGGCACTGATTTATGATCAATGTAACAGCTCGAGCAATGATCCTAGTTTGACTAATTCTGTCCTATAGATTGAGCGCTGGCTAGCTAAGGGCGTAGAATTCTTGCCTTTACATAACAAGACAGAAGATTAGTCAACGCAAAACACAGATCAAACAGTTACTGCAGCTAATGGTTAGGTTAAATCTTGTAGATAAAAGGCCTCGGTCCCATGGAGCATATCAGTGCTAAATTTTTATCTTTTGAAATGCCACCTAGCGCTGACATAAGGGCAACTCTGACATAAGGGCAACTATAAATTATTTGCAAACAAAAGGAATTACTGGAACCATTACAAAGTAATCAATATTGTGCGAAATTCTCTACAGTGTCCTAATTGTACGAGAGAATGTAGCTTACTTGGATCAGTTGATGTTATCATTGCGGTGCCATTGAAGTTGCATGTACCACCACTAGACTGTGTTCTATGATAATAATCGTTGAAAGCATAAGAAGAAACAGCTACAATATCATCTGATGCATAGCATGGTTGCCCAGGTTGAATTGCACTGCAGTTTGCAGAACCAGGGCCACATGCCCAATCCAAACTATGCTTCAGTGCACTATGGGGTGCACTTGAATTTGCCACACAAAACACCCCACGCAAAGCTGGTGATTCAGGAATAGTTGTGGCCACGTCCTCAAATGATAGAGAGTATATAGTGGTTGCATTGGGAAACATAATCCCCCAATTTTGCTCTGATACAGGCCCTGACCGATTATCCTCGTTGAACAGCTCAAAGATGTAGGTGCTTGACTGATTATTTGGTTGACTGGGAGTACCAGAATTGTTCAGTACATGATGTATGAGGTTTGTATTGTAGGCCAAAGCATTATCAACAGTAGCAGCCTTCTCACTTGGCCCACCACGCCATGGCCAGCCAGAAGCTGTGACTAAAACAGGAATCCCCGTGAAATTCATTGCTTGAATTGAGTTGTAGGTAGCATCAATTATAGCATCAAACATATTGGTATAAAAGAGATTGGTGTTAGGATCTGAAATTTGACTGTTCGGATTAAGTGAGCGGAACAGTGCATACTCCAAGGGGAATACGCCTTGCCCTCCTACATAGCCATAGTATGGTTGGGCATTCAGCATAAACGAAGATCCCGTATTCTTGAGAAACTGAAGATACTGAGACATTATTGAGCTCCATGTCGAATTGAAAGTGGCAGCAGAGGGAGGAAACGCCTTCGAGATCACATCCATTGAATGAGGACTCGAAATTTTCACTTGAGTATTGAGGTTTGCAGCCAAAAGTGCTGACTGGAGGAATTGCAGTGCAGGTACGAGAACAAGTGCTGCATTGGGAATGGTAGTAAGGACCTCATTACCCACAGCAATATATGTGATGTTAGTCGCCGGAATGTAAGCAGCGACATTCATATTAATCCAATCAGCAGCTGTGGAACGAGATTGGCCCACACGAAGTAGCTGATCATTTGGAACACCAACCATCACTTCTATTCCAGTATTTGCAAGAGCAGTCAACATCTGATGGTCTGAATCAAGCAGGCGAACATGCTGGATCTTCTTTGCTTTGAGGATAGACACTATATCTGTTGCTGGTGGCATGTTCGACATGTCATTGCCAATAGTGATACCAACAAATGCCCCTACAGAGTGAAACAATACTTGTTATGCAAATATAGAGGTTACATGTTGAAACTTTAAAACCCAGTTCAAAATATCAATTTTTAATGTCCTTGTTGAAGTGGTTTCCACCGAACTAGAAAATCAGAGTGAGGTTCTGAAAATATGGTAAGCGCTAGTTTGAATCATATTGTAGccggca
Above is a genomic segment from Miscanthus floridulus cultivar M001 chromosome 3, ASM1932011v1, whole genome shotgun sequence containing:
- the LOC136542532 gene encoding glucan endo-1,3-beta-glucosidase 4, yielding MSSKRLHGVFTLLMLMVFNVSGAFVGITIGNDMSNMPPATDIVSILKAKKIQHVRLLDSDHQMLTALANTGIEVMVGVPNDQLLRVGQSRSTAADWINMNVAAYIPATNITYIAVGNEVLTTIPNAALVLVPALQFLQSALLAANLNTQVKISSPHSMDVISKAFPPSAATFNSTWSSIMSQYLQFLKNTGSSFMLNAQPYYGYVGGQGVFPLEYALFRSLNPNSQISDPNTNLFYTNMFDAIIDATYNSIQAMNFTGIPVLVTASGWPWRGGPSEKAATVDNALAYNTNLIHHVLNNSGTPSQPNNQSSTYIFELFNEDNRSGPVSEQNWGIMFPNATTIYSLSFEDVATTIPESPALRGVFCVANSSAPHSALKHSLDWACGPGSANCSAIQPGQPCYASDDIVAVSSYAFNDYYHRTQSSGGTCNFNGTAMITSTDPSHGSCIFAGSTGANGSKGGTASGPVSPDSFASKSQSCWLTHLVATLLPILFVVM